Proteins encoded in a region of the Mucilaginibacter sabulilitoris genome:
- a CDS encoding DUF899 family protein: MAAARRRLPMVEVDGVTALIGEHGETTLLDAFEGRTMLIAYYLMWHDGKPAAQQCEGCTWVTSHIHELSYLFSRDITYATFCQGPYEESSRYREFMGWEMPWYSAPNSSLETLLVGRKIGMMHIVCYLRQGDRVFETYWTTFRGVETIDYSLALMDLTVYGRQEDWEDSPAGWPQDRSYFRTYGGPPDWLSTTEDHGGRPIPQWLRLEAGYADDLTGNTP, from the coding sequence ATAGCGGCGGCACGCCGCCGCTTGCCCATGGTGGAAGTAGACGGCGTTACAGCGCTCATTGGCGAGCATGGAGAGACGACACTGCTTGATGCCTTTGAAGGACGTACCATGCTTATTGCCTATTATTTAATGTGGCATGATGGAAAACCCGCTGCACAACAATGTGAGGGTTGTACCTGGGTCACCTCCCATATACATGAGCTATCTTATCTTTTTTCCAGGGACATCACATATGCCACATTTTGCCAGGGCCCATATGAAGAGAGCTCCCGGTACCGGGAGTTCATGGGCTGGGAAATGCCTTGGTATTCAGCGCCAAATTCGTCGCTTGAAACGCTGCTGGTAGGACGCAAGATTGGCATGATGCATATTGTGTGTTACCTGCGCCAGGGCGACCGTGTATTTGAGACATACTGGACAACCTTTCGCGGGGTAGAGACCATCGATTATAGCCTCGCATTGATGGACTTGACTGTGTATGGACGTCAGGAGGACTGGGAGGATTCTCCTGCCGGCTGGCCGCAGGATCGAAGCTACTTTCGTACCTACGGCGGGCCGCCGGACTGGCTATCGACAACCGAAGATCATGGGGGGCGCCCAATTCCTCAATGGCTTAGACTCGAGGCCGGATATGCTGACGACCTGACTGGAAATACCCCGTAA
- a CDS encoding DUF2182 domain-containing protein, whose product MNIGYQSNEPRQGDSAQMHGREVQRSKKAAHHLEKKSRIAFIIISSLIFLASVAATIYFTSSMSGGMDMPGGWKMSMMWMPMPGQGWASSAITFLLMWESMMIAMMLPSAVPMLLRHGRTQNHERQLSACLSMLQLASGYFFVWLLIGILVAGVGMALGQLMMESSAFSKTIPLLSGLALVLAGIIQLSPWKMRGLRQCRVMTARLKNQSKWHIGLNEGISCAICCSGPMLILLVIGVMNIFVMVLVTVIIALEKLLPKPGLVISASGFAAIGFGLVTTVNSLF is encoded by the coding sequence ATGAATATAGGCTACCAATCAAACGAGCCCCGGCAGGGCGATTCGGCGCAGATGCATGGTCGTGAGGTACAACGATCTAAAAAAGCCGCACACCACCTTGAAAAAAAAAGTCGAATTGCTTTTATCATCATCAGCAGCCTTATTTTTCTTGCCAGTGTCGCCGCAACCATTTATTTTACCAGTTCAATGTCGGGGGGAATGGATATGCCCGGCGGATGGAAAATGTCCATGATGTGGATGCCGATGCCCGGACAGGGCTGGGCAAGTTCGGCGATAACATTTCTGCTGATGTGGGAGAGCATGATGATTGCCATGATGCTGCCTTCGGCGGTCCCCATGCTGCTCCGCCATGGCCGGACACAAAATCATGAGCGCCAGTTATCCGCTTGCCTATCGATGCTGCAGTTAGCAAGCGGATACTTTTTTGTCTGGCTGCTTATTGGCATTTTAGTGGCAGGGGTTGGTATGGCCCTGGGACAGTTAATGATGGAGTCGTCAGCTTTCAGCAAAACGATACCCTTATTATCCGGTTTAGCTTTGGTACTGGCCGGAATTATTCAGCTTAGCCCATGGAAAATGCGCGGACTACGGCAATGCAGAGTAATGACTGCGCGCCTGAAAAATCAAAGTAAATGGCACATTGGCCTTAACGAGGGAATATCGTGCGCCATATGTTGTTCAGGCCCTATGTTGATTCTTCTTGTCATTGGTGTAATGAACATTTTTGTAATGGTGTTGGTGACAGTCATCATTGCACTGGAAAAACTCTTACCTAAGCCCGGCCTGGTTATAAGCGCTTCAGGCTTTGCGGCTATTGGTTTTGGGTTGGTCACAACAGTTAATTCGCTTTTCTAA
- a CDS encoding glycoside hydrolase family 43 protein — MKKYLLIGLLLLTSPLMLSAQRNDGAVIPGDFADPSIIKVKSTYFAVGTSSEWAPHFPIYRSADLKNWYQSGYVFDKAPDWTSGSFWAPEYYKIKNTYYIYYTARRKSDNASYIGVATSKYPDKEFKDHGVLIAFGKEAIDAFVFNDGGQLYITFKAYGLDKRPIELLASKLSADGLKLEGNIFSLLKDEQRLGMEGQSILKKDGYYYLFYSAGNCCGIQCSYNVQVARAKGFSGPYELYAGNPVLAENNKWKCMGHGTFVTGESGNYYYLHHAYNKESSVLTGRQALLSELVWPENSGWPRFKPQQVVGNKAPDIIDKFMAPAISKFWQWDFRHATPDISQQKGVLYLSGNVKPDNQTGVVLTSRPVSGSFVMNVTVLNYNEALKGLSFYGDVNAALGIGIQNNRVLVWQISEHNFSVLAEAPVLKEPAQLRLELTTGKRCKFYYQQGKKGWLPLLTADTLKVDALPQWDRSPRIGLHFKGDSSLNAQFANFSILMDH; from the coding sequence ATGAAAAAATATCTTCTCATCGGCCTTTTATTGCTGACATCTCCTTTAATGCTATCTGCACAGCGCAATGACGGGGCCGTTATTCCCGGAGATTTTGCAGATCCTTCGATTATTAAAGTGAAGAGCACTTACTTTGCCGTGGGTACTTCATCAGAGTGGGCTCCTCATTTCCCAATCTACCGGTCTGCCGATTTAAAAAACTGGTACCAGAGCGGTTACGTTTTCGATAAGGCGCCAGATTGGACGTCAGGATCGTTTTGGGCGCCAGAGTACTATAAAATAAAAAACACCTACTACATTTATTATACTGCCCGGCGTAAATCTGACAATGCATCTTACATCGGCGTAGCCACATCGAAATATCCGGATAAAGAATTCAAAGACCATGGAGTACTTATTGCTTTCGGCAAAGAGGCTATTGATGCCTTTGTTTTTAATGATGGAGGGCAGTTGTATATTACCTTTAAAGCTTACGGTTTAGATAAACGCCCGATCGAACTGCTGGCCAGCAAACTTTCCGCCGACGGTTTAAAGCTTGAGGGTAATATATTCTCCTTGCTTAAAGATGAACAGCGTTTAGGAATGGAGGGGCAAAGCATCCTTAAAAAGGATGGCTACTATTATTTGTTTTACTCGGCAGGTAATTGCTGTGGCATACAATGCAGTTATAATGTACAGGTAGCCCGTGCAAAAGGCTTTAGCGGGCCTTACGAATTATATGCGGGCAACCCTGTTTTGGCCGAAAACAATAAATGGAAATGCATGGGGCATGGCACGTTTGTAACAGGCGAAAGTGGCAACTACTATTACCTGCACCATGCGTACAATAAGGAAAGTTCGGTACTCACCGGCAGGCAGGCGCTACTATCCGAATTGGTTTGGCCTGAGAATAGCGGGTGGCCGCGGTTTAAACCACAACAGGTAGTTGGTAATAAAGCGCCGGATATTATTGACAAATTTATGGCACCTGCTATAAGCAAGTTTTGGCAATGGGATTTTCGACATGCAACCCCTGACATAAGTCAGCAAAAAGGCGTACTTTACCTATCCGGGAATGTTAAACCCGACAATCAAACAGGCGTTGTCCTTACTTCAAGGCCTGTTTCGGGCAGCTTTGTGATGAATGTTACCGTGCTTAATTACAATGAGGCGCTTAAAGGCCTATCCTTTTACGGTGATGTTAACGCGGCTTTAGGCATAGGCATCCAGAATAACCGGGTGCTTGTATGGCAGATCAGTGAGCATAATTTTTCTGTCTTAGCAGAAGCTCCCGTTTTGAAGGAGCCAGCGCAACTCAGACTGGAACTAACTACAGGCAAGCGATGTAAGTTTTATTATCAGCAGGGCAAAAAAGGCTGGTTACCCCTATTGACAGCTGACACGCTGAAAGTGGATGCCTTACCGCAATGGGACAGGAGCCCAAGAATAGGCCTGCATTTTAAAGGTGATAGCAGTCTCAATGCTCAGTTTGCAAATTTCAGCATTTTGATGGACCATTAG
- a CDS encoding TetR/AcrR family transcriptional regulator: MTKPAHISSHGSKETMLIIAEDVFAQYSFAGASIRLIAQRSGMSSAMVSYYFGSKEALYLNIFDLRLKEVHEEISRFECLDVDPAKKLRSYLAAYIGRVASNRSFHQLVRNELVTTQHPFIISRLLEARTRIYDFLLQMLRCGIARGYFKTVDEEVFALNILALVPSLYTDHLPAHSHLNQSSSSNPANRILNYVMSMLYLKNHNPLKVNCHE; encoded by the coding sequence ATGACAAAGCCGGCACACATCAGTTCACACGGATCCAAAGAAACTATGTTGATCATTGCAGAAGATGTGTTTGCTCAATACAGCTTTGCCGGTGCATCCATCAGGCTCATCGCTCAAAGATCGGGCATGAGTTCGGCAATGGTCAGCTATTATTTCGGTTCCAAAGAAGCGCTTTACCTCAACATTTTCGATCTGCGCCTGAAAGAGGTCCACGAAGAGATCAGCCGGTTCGAATGCCTTGATGTTGATCCGGCCAAAAAGCTGAGATCATATTTAGCTGCCTATATCGGGCGGGTCGCCTCCAATCGAAGTTTTCATCAACTGGTTCGTAATGAATTGGTTACTACACAGCATCCGTTTATTATAAGCCGGTTACTGGAAGCCAGGACCCGTATCTATGATTTCCTGCTCCAGATGCTCAGATGCGGAATAGCCAGGGGATATTTTAAAACTGTAGACGAGGAAGTTTTTGCGCTGAATATACTGGCCCTGGTGCCGTCGCTCTATACGGATCATTTACCCGCTCACAGTCATTTAAATCAATCATCATCCAGTAATCCTGCCAACCGGATATTAAATTATGTGATGTCAATGCTTTATCTGAAAAACCATAATCCATTAAAAGTAAATTGTCATGAGTAA
- a CDS encoding helix-turn-helix domain-containing protein: MNNIKIFSLSRHSRLFEVPDPNAEYLFVNSGDRPYYEEPYRAESYAIVFIKEGSVKMNAGFTSREVIAPSVITLGPSVIRYFTKSSDHLKMDVIFFKDTFLLQSHADHFFLARYQFFENSDLHVLPLKKPGVIKFVKLYELLRLTYTAVNFHRADIIRSYIFALVYEVDDYHRQHASEIPVPVKSHPLFAKFRVLLNNYYKYERKLDFYADQLNMTAKSLSAAIKKQTGRSAGKWIDDAIILEAKVLLQNKTLTVSQISGMLNFSDQSVFGKFFRAGTGMSPVEYRKKFD, from the coding sequence GTGAACAACATAAAAATCTTTTCGCTTTCCAGGCACAGCCGGCTCTTTGAGGTACCCGATCCTAACGCGGAATATCTTTTCGTAAACTCCGGTGACCGTCCTTATTACGAAGAGCCGTATAGGGCCGAGAGCTACGCAATAGTATTTATAAAAGAAGGCAGCGTGAAAATGAATGCCGGTTTTACATCCCGCGAGGTTATCGCTCCGTCGGTCATCACCTTAGGTCCATCGGTTATCCGGTATTTTACCAAGAGCAGCGATCACCTGAAAATGGATGTCATTTTTTTTAAAGACACTTTTTTGCTGCAAAGCCATGCCGATCATTTTTTTCTGGCCAGGTACCAGTTTTTTGAAAACAGCGATCTGCATGTGCTGCCACTGAAAAAACCTGGTGTTATCAAATTCGTCAAACTATATGAGCTGCTCCGACTTACATATACCGCAGTCAATTTCCATCGGGCTGATATTATCCGGAGTTACATCTTTGCATTGGTTTATGAGGTGGATGACTATCACCGGCAACATGCCTCCGAGATACCGGTACCCGTAAAATCCCATCCTTTGTTTGCCAAATTCAGGGTGCTGCTCAATAACTATTATAAGTATGAGCGCAAGCTTGATTTTTATGCAGATCAACTGAATATGACCGCCAAATCACTTTCTGCAGCTATTAAAAAGCAAACGGGCCGCTCTGCCGGGAAATGGATAGATGATGCCATAATCCTTGAAGCCAAAGTGTTGTTGCAGAATAAAACGCTCACCGTATCCCAGATCAGCGGGATGCTCAATTTTTCCGACCAGTCTGTTTTTGGTAAATTCTTCCGTGCGGGTACAGGGATGTCGCCTGTTGAATACCGGAAGAAATTTGATTGA
- a CDS encoding TolC family protein produces MSNYIHHGKRPHFRPAVLSLFILILSATGSAQEQPGSNYRLTLTEAVQFAKSQNKWVQAANMEESAVGQDRKDAYNAALPSININGSYQRFSSLTLFSEGLSHSTTVPRSPTSNAATLGADALFNIYNGGRQRAMQKEASTRLNLARLNTRDQSGNIALQTAGQYLDLVRLNDLQKFILDQLKRAQSRLNNINALYKNQKVTRSDVLRAEVTLSNVQLSLEQTENDITIANQKLDVLINVPDSVRILPVDSAAMPKPQMSSLLPLIDAAIASSYTIRKAAENVILQQSRLKAVKSANMPSMSFYSAYGLNYPNYLFFPPVNQAYAIGFVGLKAQYSISSLYHNKSKVAAARIRVKEMEVQQDAYTDNVRTDIKAYYSKYGEALNRIEVNQHSVEQALVNYRIVNTKYLNQLALLTDLLDADNLYHESRFNLVKAQTDALTIYYYILYISGNL; encoded by the coding sequence ATGAGTAATTATATCCACCACGGCAAAAGGCCACATTTCCGGCCCGCTGTTTTATCATTGTTCATTTTAATACTGTCGGCAACAGGCAGCGCTCAGGAACAACCGGGCAGTAACTACAGACTTACGCTTACAGAAGCGGTACAATTTGCCAAAAGCCAAAACAAATGGGTACAGGCAGCCAATATGGAAGAGAGCGCCGTCGGTCAAGATCGCAAAGATGCTTACAACGCCGCGCTGCCCAGCATCAATATCAATGGATCTTATCAGCGTTTCTCAAGCCTTACCTTGTTTTCAGAAGGCCTTAGTCATTCCACGACCGTGCCCAGGTCGCCAACGTCGAACGCTGCCACTTTGGGTGCCGATGCTTTATTTAATATTTATAACGGTGGCAGACAGCGGGCTATGCAAAAAGAGGCAAGCACGCGACTGAACCTGGCCAGGCTAAACACGCGGGATCAGTCGGGCAATATTGCCTTACAGACAGCCGGACAATATCTGGACCTGGTGAGACTTAACGACTTGCAAAAGTTTATCCTTGATCAATTGAAAAGGGCTCAATCCCGGTTGAACAACATCAATGCGTTATACAAAAATCAGAAGGTAACCCGGAGCGATGTGTTGCGCGCGGAAGTGACATTGTCTAATGTTCAACTCTCTCTGGAGCAGACTGAAAACGATATCACGATTGCCAATCAAAAATTGGATGTATTAATCAACGTTCCTGATTCTGTACGCATCCTGCCTGTCGATTCAGCTGCGATGCCTAAACCGCAGATGAGCTCGTTGCTACCGCTTATTGACGCTGCCATAGCTTCATCTTACACTATTCGAAAAGCTGCTGAAAATGTTATACTGCAGCAATCGCGATTAAAAGCCGTGAAAAGTGCTAATATGCCAAGCATGAGTTTTTACAGCGCTTATGGTTTAAACTATCCTAATTACCTGTTCTTTCCGCCGGTTAACCAGGCTTATGCCATTGGGTTTGTCGGGCTAAAGGCACAGTATAGCATCTCATCTTTATATCACAATAAAAGCAAGGTGGCGGCGGCTCGGATCAGAGTAAAAGAAATGGAAGTGCAGCAGGATGCTTATACTGATAATGTTCGGACGGATATCAAAGCTTATTACTCCAAATATGGCGAAGCGCTTAATCGCATTGAGGTTAATCAGCACTCGGTAGAGCAGGCGTTGGTTAACTACCGCATCGTCAATACCAAATATTTGAATCAACTGGCGTTGCTCACGGATTTGCTGGATGCGGATAATTTGTACCACGAATCAAGATTTAATCTGGTAAAGGCTCAGACTGACGCGTTGACCATTTACTACTACATTCTTTACATAAGCGGGAACTTATAA
- a CDS encoding CHAT domain-containing protein codes for MYSGRFILCMLFVWLFFRPAANAFQQSPNEYKRLFSYAEKLAAADNPTDKTDQQALTLYKRVIAILSQTNADAPYLFKTYVSTGAFLQVLNRSGEAIDYFQKSFILKKKLSALPDSVLFKPLLYCGNSYYQQDNPDSAAILYNQAKNIAEKFPTVSGIERLYNTLGVVAYSTGNYNKSIPYYEKAISMLQSQSSYETALLVTYKSNLASAYRRLKRYDEALKLYKGALSYHIETDKLLHNIGAVYLAMVQPAQAIDYLKSVKYEDKKKLNDLGKAYLQQNNYMAALGYLEKAQALNNKASKAHKNSDYGITLKYTGDAWVQQQQLIKGLDYYQRAIQNLLLDFRDYNIYTNPQNFNSVFNADELLETLLAKASAFKLLYAQNHNIKDLDASLQTFLCFYKLADHIERFYENDEARYLISSRKYAAHQLPIDICLQLYNLTHQKKYIEQAYFLDEENKASTLSLYLEESKLKTSSGVSQSLLHQEAVLKENITRISLQASGETDSLILNKLRYRINDYTIKLLAIQQKINQQTGFSQLTVQGNGINISLLQKNIPAQSAILSYHVGQVNILCFVITHNGFDFFTRPLTSNFMSVLKDFFREAQYREGNNNSKIRELGKNLYGQLIKPAEIFLAGKDALMIIPDDELNYLPFELLANDEGTNLLRKYSITYNYSCGILQNSNVNLANSQPGKLGIAPFNKRVNSLDMETPDWALLPASKQEIESMGGTSLFNEKATKQQFLNSAHQYGIIHLATHAYVNDLNPGKSYIAFYPAAPASGITYKLYQPEIYNLKLDKTALVILSACESGTGELIKGEGLMSLSRAFSYAGCNNIITSMWKADDASTAYISARLHAYLKKGHTITQALKEARLDYLNDDQIPSAKKASGYWAHLRLIGGFEKTEEHHYLFVWLLIIVVFCVILFIKRNLDRLKQPRLNQ; via the coding sequence ATGTATTCAGGCCGTTTTATTCTTTGTATGCTTTTTGTATGGCTATTTTTCAGGCCTGCAGCAAATGCTTTTCAGCAATCACCTAATGAATACAAAAGGCTTTTTAGTTATGCAGAAAAGCTGGCTGCTGCTGATAACCCAACCGATAAAACAGACCAGCAGGCCCTTACTTTATATAAAAGAGTTATTGCTATTTTATCTCAAACAAATGCCGATGCTCCTTATCTGTTTAAAACCTATGTTAGCACGGGCGCTTTTTTACAGGTACTAAACCGGTCTGGCGAAGCTATAGACTACTTTCAAAAATCTTTCATTTTAAAGAAAAAGCTCTCCGCTCTCCCAGATTCGGTACTATTTAAACCATTACTCTATTGTGGTAACAGCTATTATCAGCAGGATAATCCCGACTCCGCGGCAATACTTTATAACCAGGCAAAAAATATTGCGGAAAAGTTCCCCACGGTCAGTGGCATAGAAAGGCTATATAATACCTTAGGTGTGGTAGCTTATTCAACAGGCAATTACAATAAAAGTATCCCATATTACGAAAAAGCTATTTCCATGTTACAAAGCCAGTCATCCTACGAAACCGCGCTATTGGTGACTTACAAAAGTAACCTTGCCTCCGCTTATCGCCGGTTAAAAAGATATGATGAGGCCCTAAAACTTTATAAGGGTGCCCTATCCTACCATATTGAAACAGATAAGTTATTACACAACATTGGCGCAGTATACCTGGCTATGGTGCAACCGGCACAAGCTATTGATTATTTAAAAAGCGTAAAATACGAGGATAAAAAGAAATTAAATGACCTGGGCAAAGCGTATCTCCAGCAAAACAATTATATGGCTGCGCTTGGATATTTGGAAAAGGCACAGGCATTAAATAACAAGGCCAGCAAAGCGCACAAGAACAGCGATTATGGCATCACCTTAAAATATACAGGCGATGCGTGGGTGCAGCAACAACAGTTGATAAAGGGGCTGGATTATTACCAGAGAGCCATCCAGAATCTGCTTTTGGATTTTCGTGACTATAATATTTATACTAATCCTCAAAATTTTAATAGCGTATTTAATGCCGATGAATTACTGGAAACCTTGCTGGCTAAAGCTTCGGCTTTTAAACTATTGTACGCCCAAAACCACAACATTAAAGATTTGGATGCATCGTTACAAACCTTTTTATGCTTTTACAAACTGGCAGATCATATTGAAAGATTTTATGAAAATGATGAAGCACGATACCTGATCAGCAGCAGGAAATATGCAGCGCACCAATTGCCTATTGATATCTGTTTACAATTATACAATCTTACTCATCAAAAAAAATATATTGAGCAAGCCTATTTCCTTGACGAAGAAAACAAAGCCAGCACGCTTTCTTTATACCTGGAAGAATCGAAATTAAAAACCAGCAGCGGCGTGTCCCAATCTTTATTACATCAGGAAGCTGTTTTGAAGGAAAATATAACCCGGATATCATTGCAGGCATCGGGCGAAACTGACAGTCTTATTTTGAATAAACTCAGATATCGTATAAATGATTATACCATTAAGCTGCTTGCTATACAGCAAAAAATAAATCAGCAAACGGGCTTTAGCCAATTGACTGTGCAAGGCAACGGTATTAATATTTCGTTACTTCAAAAAAACATTCCTGCACAAAGCGCCATCCTATCGTACCACGTTGGTCAGGTCAATATTTTATGCTTTGTTATTACCCATAATGGGTTCGATTTCTTTACCAGGCCGCTTACATCCAATTTCATGTCGGTGCTTAAGGATTTTTTCAGGGAGGCTCAATACCGGGAAGGTAACAACAACAGTAAGATCCGTGAACTTGGTAAAAATTTATACGGGCAACTGATCAAGCCCGCGGAAATATTTCTTGCCGGCAAGGATGCGCTAATGATCATTCCGGACGATGAACTTAATTACTTACCATTTGAATTACTGGCTAATGACGAGGGCACGAACCTGTTGAGGAAATATTCCATCACCTATAATTATTCCTGCGGTATATTGCAAAACAGCAATGTCAATTTGGCTAACAGCCAGCCAGGCAAACTGGGCATAGCGCCGTTTAATAAAAGGGTAAACAGTTTAGACATGGAGACCCCGGACTGGGCTCTGTTACCTGCCTCAAAACAGGAAATCGAAAGCATGGGAGGTACTTCCCTGTTTAACGAAAAAGCTACTAAGCAACAATTTTTAAATAGCGCGCATCAATATGGCATTATTCATTTAGCCACACATGCGTATGTCAATGACCTAAACCCAGGCAAATCATACATTGCGTTTTACCCGGCCGCACCAGCTTCCGGAATTACTTATAAACTGTATCAGCCAGAGATATATAATTTAAAACTGGATAAAACCGCTTTGGTAATATTGAGCGCCTGCGAAAGCGGAACGGGCGAGCTGATTAAGGGCGAAGGGCTGATGAGTCTTTCAAGGGCTTTCTCATACGCCGGGTGCAATAATATCATTACATCGATGTGGAAGGCTGACGACGCTTCAACAGCTTATATTTCCGCGAGATTACATGCGTATCTGAAAAAAGGACATACCATAACCCAGGCATTAAAAGAAGCCCGGCTCGACTACCTTAATGACGACCAGATACCATCTGCAAAAAAGGCATCTGGTTATTGGGCCCATTTGCGTTTAATAGGGGGCTTCGAAAAAACGGAAGAGCACCATTACCTTTTTGTCTGGTTGCTGATTATAGTCGTTTTTTGCGTTATCCTCTTCATAAAAAGAAACCTGGACCGCCTAAAACAACCCCGGCTCAATCAATAA
- a CDS encoding RNA polymerase sigma factor — protein MKKVISNFSDWELIEMLKKEHVSNLAIGFIYRSYYAVLSNYVKQNQGSEQDAEDVFQEMIVTFIDIVRQGKFKGESTIKTFLFALNKYTWLNELKKRGRAMARDGKYENEKDTDEKDVSDFLIERDAKKMVMTLMDKLGVICRQILTAYYYDNLSMKEILPMVNYENEQVLRNKKYKCLKSLEEMLSANPGLAQQFKSALLYGQ, from the coding sequence ATGAAGAAAGTCATATCGAATTTCTCCGATTGGGAGTTAATCGAAATGCTAAAAAAAGAGCATGTAAGCAATTTGGCTATCGGTTTTATATATCGCAGTTATTATGCTGTATTAAGCAATTATGTAAAGCAGAACCAGGGATCGGAGCAGGACGCCGAAGATGTTTTTCAGGAGATGATAGTCACCTTTATTGACATCGTAAGGCAGGGAAAGTTCAAAGGAGAATCAACCATCAAAACATTTTTATTCGCTCTTAATAAGTATACGTGGCTAAATGAGTTAAAGAAACGTGGAAGGGCAATGGCAAGAGACGGAAAATACGAAAACGAGAAAGATACGGATGAAAAAGATGTAAGTGATTTTTTAATTGAACGCGACGCCAAGAAGATGGTTATGACATTGATGGATAAACTGGGGGTTATATGCCGGCAAATTTTGACCGCTTATTATTATGATAACCTTTCAATGAAAGAGATATTACCAATGGTTAATTATGAAAACGAGCAGGTGCTCAGGAATAAAAAATATAAGTGTTTAAAAAGCCTGGAGGAGATGCTTTCTGCCAATCCGGGGTTGGCACAACAATTTAAAAGCGCATTATTATATGGACAATAA
- a CDS encoding flagellar basal body L-ring protein FlgH produces MVRRLNSFTLACILCLFLSCSKDKKTPLPDPAVTPPPETPPGQGPGDQNKGIYSDSLFFVQQTDITIKPVNAKAGTYSSIPDGLKLEEATGEIDINKSETGLKYKVTFTPSGGGETQTSYVIISGINYQDKIYNLSKGDSVAVPIYNANSKLALPGANKSSVFDKDGDCKKAGIVVNNNDGRINLAQSVRNQSIDTGATEEVKLRYSINDNSNKAPNGLNVKIYFYRTAKEIPQYLTDLLEERKTSILTEASAPSAIQSSSLITASLSTNAKKATRARPPCIIVVSR; encoded by the coding sequence ATGGTTAGAAGGTTAAATAGCTTTACACTTGCTTGCATTCTGTGCCTGTTTTTGTCATGCTCTAAAGATAAAAAAACACCGCTTCCCGATCCTGCGGTAACACCACCACCTGAAACACCTCCGGGTCAGGGGCCAGGCGATCAAAACAAAGGGATCTATTCTGATTCTCTTTTCTTTGTTCAGCAAACTGATATTACTATAAAACCGGTAAATGCCAAAGCCGGTACCTACAGCAGCATTCCCGACGGGCTTAAGTTAGAAGAAGCTACAGGCGAGATAGACATAAATAAAAGTGAAACCGGCCTCAAATATAAAGTTACGTTTACGCCTTCCGGGGGTGGGGAAACTCAAACATCCTATGTCATTATTTCGGGTATCAATTACCAGGACAAAATATATAATTTATCAAAAGGGGATAGTGTGGCCGTGCCCATATACAATGCCAATTCAAAACTTGCTTTACCCGGTGCAAATAAAAGCAGCGTTTTTGACAAAGATGGTGACTGTAAAAAGGCAGGCATTGTGGTTAACAACAATGACGGGCGTATTAACCTTGCACAATCAGTGCGAAACCAAAGTATAGATACCGGCGCTACGGAAGAGGTAAAGCTACGCTATAGCATCAACGATAATAGCAATAAGGCCCCAAATGGACTGAACGTGAAAATATATTTCTACCGGACGGCCAAAGAAATCCCTCAATATCTTACTGATTTATTGGAGGAGAGAAAAACTTCCATATTGACCGAAGCTTCCGCGCCCTCCGCTATTCAAAGCAGCAGCCTGATTACGGCCAGCCTGTCAACAAATGCTAAAAAAGCCACCCGTGCAAGGCCACCGTGTATTATTGTGGTAAGCCGATAG